AGAAGGAAAGAGGTCACGGCTCGCGAATCTCGATGAGCTGGTTCGTCTCGATGGGACCGTCGAGGGTCTGCGTCTTTCCCGAGGGCCAGAGCACGCCGACGCGATCGACTCTTTGCGCGTCTCCGAGCCCGAAATAAAGAGGGTAGAGGCTATGGGAAAGATAGCCCGACGTTCCGTCCTGCACCTTGGTGTAAGTCGAACCATTCGCCGATACCACGACTCGGACTCCGAGGGCCGAGCGATTCGAGGTCGTACCCTCGAGCTTCACTTTCAAGTAGCGGATGTCTCTTCGTTCGCTCAGGTCGCTCACTAGAACCATGGGATTGTCGTTGAGCTCGTTCGTCACGATATCCAGGTCGCCGTCGTCGTCCAGATCGAACAGAACAGACGAACGGCTTCCCAGCGCTCCCCAAACCTCGACTTCGCCCCTCAGGTCGTAAGCTTCGACGAGCGCGAGGTCTTTGTCCTCACCTTCGGCATCGAGAACGAACGCGAGACCCGTCACCCGGCCCTCTCGTCTCGGCTCGACGCCCAGGATGAACTCGCTGTCGTGAAACCTGACGCCGCTCTCGTTGAGGAGAAGCGAGTTCACCTGGTAACGAAAGGGATAGTTCATGCTCGCGGTGATAAAGAGGTCCTCGAAACCATCGGCGTTCAAATCTCCCACGCTGAAGCCCCAGGGCCAGTAGTTCTCCACGCCGAGGGCGTCAGAGACCTCGGTGAACTTGCCGGAGCCGTCGTTTCGAAAGAATGCGTTTCCGTAGATGCTGTTTCCTTCGCTCCGGAGAAAATCCTCCTCCCACTGCATCCTCGATTTACGCTTCTCCCGGACGGGGGGCACCTCTTCGCTCATGTCCGAGTGCATATCGGTCAGCATGACGTCCATGTCACCGTCATTGTCGTAATCGAACGCCTTGAGACTCATGGAGCCCCAGGGCGTCTTGGGGAAGAGCTCTCGGCTTCGTCGCTCGAACCGCTTTCCCTCGACGTTCTCGTAATATTCGTCGTGCCCTTGCATGTTCAGGACGTAGAGATCGGGCCATCCGTCCTCGTTCAAATCCATGGGGCTCGCGTCGCCTGCCCAGGTGTCGTCGCTCAGCGCAACGCGAGCCGTGACGTCCTCGAAACGGCTTCCTCCCAGGTTGTGATAGAGAATGTTCCTCTCGGTGCGCTCCGTCTTCAAATGGCCGGCGAAGGCGTCCAAGACACCGACGTAATAGCCCCCGGGGCCAATCTCGTCCGTCGTATAAACTCCCACATTGCAGACGAAGAGATCCAGGAGCCCGTCCCTGTCGTAATCGAAGAAGACGGCTCCGGAGGAGTGGGCGGTGTGGCCCGTTCCCGACGCTTCGGTGATATCGGCAAAGACGCCCTTGCCGTCGTTCTCGAACAGCGCATTGCCGAATCGCACCGTTGTGACGTACAGATCGGCGTCGCCGTCGTTGTCGATATCCCCGAAGGAGGCCGTAGCCGAGATGCGGTCGGCGAGCGCGACACCGGCGCGCTCGGTGATGTTCTCGAACCGACCGCCGCCGAGGTTTCTCCAGAGCTCGTTCGGACCCGTCTGGTTGGTGAAGTACAGGTCCAGCAGCCCATCTCCGTCGACATCCGCCACGGCGACGCCGTTTCCGTGGTCATAGTGCACGGCTTTGTAGTGCCGCTTGGAGTCCTCCGTGACTTCGTTTCGGAATGTGATCCCGCTTTCGCGCAGCCGATCGACGAACTGAAAGTCATGGAAGACGTCGAGGTCTTCGGCGCTTCGAAGCTGAGCTTGTCTTCGGGGCTCGAGCCAGGCGGGCTCGTCGACGTCCTCGGGCTGATAGAGCCGCTTTCTCCCACCCGCCGGCTGGAAGGCCAGAGCGACGAGGAAAGAGATCATCATCATTCTCATGGCGCTACCCTCCGAAGGAGAGTCTACTCCTGCCTCGGAATCGCGGCCAGCGAGGGCAGGGGCTCTTTGCGGATGACGAGGCGGACCCAGAGGCGGAAGAGCTGCAGATAGGAGCCGAGCACTCCCCTCAGAGTGAAGTACTGACTCCGGCCGTACACCCTCGGATAATGTCGGACCGGAACCTCGGCGAAACGAAATCCGGAGACCTCGAGCTTCCGCAGAAGCTCGATACACATGGAGCCGTCGTTCTGGGCGAGCTCGATTCCGGAAAGCACGTGGCGGCGGAA
This region of Vicinamibacteria bacterium genomic DNA includes:
- a CDS encoding CRTAC1 family protein, whose protein sequence is MRMMMISFLVALAFQPAGGRKRLYQPEDVDEPAWLEPRRQAQLRSAEDLDVFHDFQFVDRLRESGITFRNEVTEDSKRHYKAVHYDHGNGVAVADVDGDGLLDLYFTNQTGPNELWRNLGGGRFENITERAGVALADRISATASFGDIDNDGDADLYVTTVRFGNALFENDGKGVFADITEASGTGHTAHSSGAVFFDYDRDGLLDLFVCNVGVYTTDEIGPGGYYVGVLDAFAGHLKTERTERNILYHNLGGSRFEDVTARVALSDDTWAGDASPMDLNEDGWPDLYVLNMQGHDEYYENVEGKRFERRSRELFPKTPWGSMSLKAFDYDNDGDMDVMLTDMHSDMSEEVPPVREKRKSRMQWEEDFLRSEGNSIYGNAFFRNDGSGKFTEVSDALGVENYWPWGFSVGDLNADGFEDLFITASMNYPFRYQVNSLLLNESGVRFHDSEFILGVEPRREGRVTGLAFVLDAEGEDKDLALVEAYDLRGEVEVWGALGSRSSVLFDLDDDGDLDIVTNELNDNPMVLVSDLSERRDIRYLKVKLEGTTSNRSALGVRVVVSANGSTYTKVQDGTSGYLSHSLYPLYFGLGDAQRVDRVGVLWPSGKTQTLDGPIETNQLIEIREP